Proteins encoded by one window of Pseudonocardia sp. HH130629-09:
- a CDS encoding DAK2 domain-containing protein, whose translation MTGQRIDQDAVLARFARAVEDGHGALTDLDQHSGDGDYGDNLRAGVRLAVTLAERGPQRGFGALGEVFLDEVGGTSGPLLGLLFSEIARALSYGSADAAAFAAGARAGLTAIQRVGEAEVGDRTMVDALAPAVTALDRAGFAAAAAAALDGAERTAELAARHGRASYVGERAKGAPDPGAVGVALLFAAVAAVAEPDAEVADPLAGRT comes from the coding sequence ATGACCGGCCAGCGGATCGACCAGGACGCCGTGCTGGCCCGGTTCGCCCGGGCCGTCGAGGACGGTCACGGCGCGCTCACCGACCTCGACCAGCACTCCGGCGACGGCGACTACGGGGACAACCTGCGTGCCGGGGTCCGGCTGGCCGTCACGCTCGCGGAGCGCGGCCCGCAGCGCGGTTTCGGCGCGCTCGGCGAGGTCTTCCTCGACGAGGTCGGCGGCACCAGCGGCCCGCTGCTGGGCCTGCTGTTCTCCGAGATCGCCCGCGCGCTGTCCTACGGCTCGGCCGACGCGGCCGCGTTCGCCGCGGGCGCCCGGGCCGGGCTGACCGCGATCCAGCGGGTCGGCGAGGCCGAGGTGGGCGACCGGACGATGGTCGACGCGCTCGCCCCCGCCGTGACCGCGCTGGACCGTGCGGGGTTCGCCGCGGCGGCGGCCGCGGCCCTCGACGGCGCCGAACGGACCGCGGAGCTCGCGGCCCGGCACGGCCGCGCGTCCTACGTCGGGGAGCGTGCGAAGGGCGCACCGGACCCCGGCGCGGTCGGCGTCGCGCTGCTGTTCGCCGCGGTCGCCGCGGTCGCCGAGCCCGACGCCGAGGTGGCGGACCCGCTGGCCGGCCGGACCTGA